DNA sequence from the Butyricimonas faecalis genome:
GGGAAGCATTACTCCACTACCTGAAAGAACATTTACCCGTCTATATGTTACCGACGGAAATTCACTTTTTAGAAGAATTCCCGTTAAACACCAGTGGGAAAATTGACCGGAAAGCATTAACAACATTAATATAAAAACTATGGAAACCGAAGAAATCTTACGCGAACTGGACACGATCTTTCGCGACATCTTAAAAAACGAAAACATCGCGTTAACCCCCGCAACCACGGCAAAAGACGTGGAGGGATGGGATTCGCTGACGAACATGCGCCTTATCACGGCCATTGAAAAACATTACAACATTCGTTTCGGCCTACGTGAAATACTGAAATTCAAACACGTGGGAGACCTATGCGCATCCATTCAAGCTAAAAAGAAGTAGCCTATGATGTTCCTCTCTTTACCGTTTATTATCCTGTTTACCTGTTGCCTAATTCTTTACTACACGGTAAAAGGCAACTACCAGAAACCGGTCCTGTTACTCGCCAGCTGCATTTTTATCGGTTATTTCAACATTGCATACCTGTTGATAGCCGCACTCATTGCGGCAATCACCTTCTACTGGGGACGTTGGATCGGGATGCAGGAGCAAGAAAATAAACGCCGGAGAGTATTCATCGGGGGTATCGTCTTTCTCGTCCTGTTCCTCGTTGCGTTCAAATACCTCAATTTCATCGGGGAAAACATTGCCGTACTACTGGGTTGGTTTGGCGTGGACTGGAAAGGAGCCATCACCTCCGTCTTCTTCCCATTGGGCATTTCGTTCTACACCTTCCAAGCCCTCGGGTACCTTATTGATGTTTACTGGGAAGAGGAAGAACCCGAACGCTCACTACCGGACTTTACGCTCTACATGTTATTCTTCATGAAATTTCTTTCCGGACCGATCGAGCGGGCCTTCGACATGCTCCCGCAGTTAAAAATCGAGAAACACTTCGACTACGACACGGTCACCTACGGACTGAAACTCATGCTGCTCGGCTTGATGAAAAAAGTCTTGATTGCCGATCGACTGGCCCCGCATCTGGACAGTATATTCGCTTCCGTACAGGACGCTTCGGGAGCCCAACTATTACTTACCGGATTATTGTACCCCATCGAACTTTATGCCGACTTCTCCGGCTACACGGACATGGCTATCGGTGGGGCCATGATGTTCGGCTATCGCCTGTCTCCTAACTTCAATCGCCCATTCGTGGCAAAAACGATCACCGACTTCTGGCGGCGTTGGCACATGTCCCTCTCCTTCTGGGTTAGAGATTACCTCTACCAACCTATCGCGGCAAATAAACGGTACTGGGGACAATGGGGCATCGTCTACGCCCTCGTGGTCACCTTCGTGTTGCTTGGCGTGTGGCACGGGGCCGGCTGGAACTACGTGATCTACGGGTTAATCCAAGGACTTATCATCAGTTACGAAATGGTAACTGTAGCTTATAGGAACAAGGTGGAAACAAGCGTGGGCAAACACGTGTTCGGGGTTTACTCCATCCTCCGGACGTACCTACTCTTCGCGTTCTCCCTGTTGTTTTTCCGCCTACCCTTGCTATCCGATGCCGGGTACATGATCAGTCA
Encoded proteins:
- a CDS encoding acyl carrier protein, coding for METEEILRELDTIFRDILKNENIALTPATTAKDVEGWDSLTNMRLITAIEKHYNIRFGLREILKFKHVGDLCASIQAKKK
- a CDS encoding MBOAT family O-acyltransferase, whose product is MMFLSLPFIILFTCCLILYYTVKGNYQKPVLLLASCIFIGYFNIAYLLIAALIAAITFYWGRWIGMQEQENKRRRVFIGGIVFLVLFLVAFKYLNFIGENIAVLLGWFGVDWKGAITSVFFPLGISFYTFQALGYLIDVYWEEEEPERSLPDFTLYMLFFMKFLSGPIERAFDMLPQLKIEKHFDYDTVTYGLKLMLLGLMKKVLIADRLAPHLDSIFASVQDASGAQLLLTGLLYPIELYADFSGYTDMAIGGAMMFGYRLSPNFNRPFVAKTITDFWRRWHMSLSFWVRDYLYQPIAANKRYWGQWGIVYALVVTFVLLGVWHGAGWNYVIYGLIQGLIISYEMVTVAYRNKVETSVGKHVFGVYSILRTYLLFAFSLLFFRLPLLSDAGYMISHLSFNMHTSIKELRLGMTDQECIVAGVAVVLLFLYEYFMSKRDLLQALSRCHRIIRWSIYYLLVLLMFLFGQFGSEDFIYLQF